The sequence cgcggatgacatggacattgtcggtcgaacatttgcaaaggtggcagagctgtacacccgcctgaaacgtgaagcaacaaaagttggactgatggtgaatgcgtcaaagacaaagtacatgcttgtgggcggaaccgagcgcgacagggccctcctgggaagcagtgttacgatacgcggggataccttcgaagtGATCGGGGAATTCGTCTAAATactttggatccttgctaacagctgataacaatgttagtcggttccgatccggcaggtacgagacggtgtGGAGCGCAGCTAGCGAGGTGGGTAGACcaagtgcaaaacgacttggcgagtgtggggagcattcgaggatggagagatgcggcctcgaaccgtgtattgtgccGTCAaactgttgattcagtgttatctgtttagatgtgaactaaataaatacatgaaatatttttttcatatgaaaaGCACGAGTAAGATtgaggaaaatgtgaaaaacttaaaaaaatgttaaaaaatgtgaaaatgtaaaataattaaaatttgtcTGCATGGGCAGCTCACAGCACGTAATCTCGCGTATTATGATCCAATAGACACGTAACGTCTTTTCAGTGCCAAGTGCACGCAGCGTGAAAATAACTCAGCTATGTATCGTCGCGGCGTTGAAAAGACACTACGTGGGCCATATGTAGGACGTCGAGTCAGCTTATAGCAAATAGTTAATTAATAGTTAGAAAAATAATCATCGCTCTGGGAAATcgttagaaattttcaaaccttATTAAGCGTATCTCATATCAAGATATCACTGTTTATGTTGAtggttttctcggtcacttcaaTCCACATCCATTTTTGATTTCTAGACAACTAAGCCATCTTTGAGCAAAACAAACACACCCTAAACAAgaaatgaattttgttttgttgttgttttacatagcattaagattttttttagttaatACGCATTTCAATGTTTCTTCCGTTCCCCGACATCttcttatctcgatggtcctttCAATGCCGAGATGTGGAAAGTTGACTGTACTAGTTCAAGCTACATTAGCAGTATAACTGTACTCACTTGATTATTATCTAGCTATGTAGAGTATCAAGATATGAAACGTAATATACAATATTACCAGCGAAAACCAGATGTATCAACTTTGACATCAAGTGTACACACAGTTCGAAGTTCGAATACCCTATCTGCATATCTATTCTTCCGTTTGTCACATAACTGTGCCATCGACGACTAGACTCATAGAACTGAGTGTCGTGCATTTTCCAAATGATAGTGCTCCACCTCCAAGCTTGGCATTCCAATAATCTATTCTAGTTGATGCATCAAgttattcaataaattttattgcTGACTGTCAGTATAGCTCAACAGGCATTACCGAAGAATGACATGGGACAATCATGAGAAGAATGGCAGTGGTGTATTGTTAGGACAACATCACATTGAACCAAGCGAAAATAGTAACATAACCAGATCGCGTGTTTTGCCAATttaaattgattgattgatagCGAAATTGAAGACAGCACAAGGCATTGTCGTATCGGTGGAGCACTAACGAAGTGCTTCATCGGTGTCATGTTTATAaattatttcctatttttttgttGGAAGACAATGGATATAGTATTGGGCTAACTATTTCATCAAGTCGACCATTTTTCGTCATGATAATGTAGTTTACTGCTGAAACAAATATTAATCAGCAAATTTTaatgggtttgaattggatttaaattacatgcttttaatttatattttaagtCCACTTGTTGgttcataatagggaagaaaaacactctgaaataataaaacataaaaatcaagTGGGGTCGACTATGGAAATGCAATATCCCTTTTATGGGTCTGTCTACTCGCCTTAAACCAGAGCGAGGGCTAGATTCCATCAGATTGTTGAAAATCTCATTTCCACATATTCATTTTCCTTCGAGTACAAAGAGTAATACTAACCTTTTTGGAACGCCCCATTGAGTAGTTGAAAAGTTTACTTCAGttccgaaattttattttcctatCGAAAGAATAATGATGACCCTTCGTGGTAAGCAAAGCATCCGCTTCAACAGCGTCAGTCGCATGCTTCTGTGCAAATATCACTGTGCGATTTGcctcctatttccttcttctcaGAGTATACTCCAAACTTCCCAACACAAAGCCACCAAAAGCATAAATCAACTGTTGACACTTTGGCGTTGGTTTGCCGTGCGGAGGAAAATGCCTTTGCCGCCAGCCACATTCGTCTTTATCGCTGCCATCGTAGCCGCCGTTGCTGGGGACTTTGGCTGGGAGCCCATTGATGGCCACCAACTTAACAGCCATTCGAGTTTAGTTGGAACACCCTAGCACAATTTGCCCCCCTGCTGAAGGGTTGGTCCAACAATAGTTGGGGGTAACCGTGGCTGGGAAAAATAATTTAGCCTAACGATCATAAGCATTAATTTAATTATAGCTGTGGTCGTTAAAACTGTAGTTATGAGTGTTATCAACTATTCCTAGACCAGTCATCGTCTTTCCTTATTATGCCCTATTCTATCTCATGTGTCCTTTTATAGTCTCATATAATAACGTAGTTGTAAGAAGCCCAAACTGGATTAAAAACTGATATAGCTCAGAGGAACCCCTTTAATATACATCAACAAATATCACGTTTTTCTTCTATGTGTACTTCATATAATCGTTAAAGATATCCATTGTATTACAAATATTCTTTGTTAATCGTTAGTGTCTCATTTTTCTTGGATCAGTTTTCTTGTTAGCACTCGCACAGTTATCAATTGCGGGTTCCCTGCaaccgacaaaaaaaaaattaagacgCATTCATCAGCACGACTAATACGATATCTCTGAAATAATCAAACCATCTGAAGAATTATGGAATAATATCATGAAATGAAAaagtaggggaaatgttccatACCAACTAATAAAGCACTTATTTCTACGGTTCGCTTTGCTAACATGCGTTCAACTAAGATTTGACAGGATGAGTATTGGAGCTACAAGATGATTGCTCTTCAGTACCCCCCAGTTCAATCATCTCGTTGAATCGTAAATCTCCTATCTGCTGTGTGTAcattattaaaattcatatagACAACCACGATAACAGACTGACACACCCGCAATCAAAGTCTATTGTCTGCGCTTGGAACGTATAATGTGAGATTACATCAGAAAGGTTTATTCAGGCCTCCCTGGTGGGTAGGCTGCTGCTCGAATAACCCGACATGAGCATAAATTCTCATTTTCTTCACGATATCCGTACGTTGCTGATTGCTATCGGCTCGTGGTATAAAATAAGACAGAGAGGTAAGGGCATAACAGTTTTGTCGACTGACGCCACTCCAAGGAAATATGCTACTCGCATGAATCCTTTGGCTCGTTAGTCCTGGAAAGTCTTTCCGTCGAAGCAAGCAAGACCGTGTGTGTGTGGTCATAGCATcgaaagaaattttattttctcgCCTCTAACCGTTATATAGAGACTTGTGTGTAAGGATTTAGGCACTAGACTGCTCCATTGGGAGATTCGAATAGTAAATAATTTACGAAACAGCATGAGACTCCATCTAATTGGGCATTAAATTTCAAACGCCCGctaatggagacgcatggtttaTAAGGCGCGCTTTTCGCACGTATTGCTATTTAAGTCTAAAAAGCACAACATTGCATATTTCCAACTTCTTGAAATGTTCTGTAAATATAAAACAACCTTAAAATAATATCCGACACAGGGAGATCTCCGTCTATATACCTAGTGAGAAGACAGTGAacgaaattaaatcaaaataatttcaatcgttatATGGACTCTATGTTGTTCTTATGAACAGTTCGTTTTACAGTGAACGTGAAACCATCCAATACAATTTTGTTATACAAGAACGAAAAAAATAGTGGTGTTACCTGAGTAGTACTGCACGTGAAGCAATTAATTGACTTGTTATCGCATCTTGATTTTCTTTCTGAAACGCGCGTCCATGAACTTCAGTTTGATTCCGGAATTATTAGTCCTAGGAGGAGGGAAGGGTTGTTGAAGCAAACTTATTTGTCTATGAATTATTATAGTTTTCTAACGAACCACAGAGTTATTTATGTACCAAAGAGTTTGCATAAATCATTTCAAACTTAAGGCGATCATTATAAACCCTTTCAATAGATTTTGGAAAAACCTCATGAACGTTTAAGAATCCTTGCGGAttttaagaaattcttaaaaacttCAAGAAATTCACTATCAAATGAAAAGATGCTTCACCATGCGTCTTCATCTTATCGACGAACAGGTtgaaggctcccccaaacctaagctATTTCATCGCCTCGAAGGCGACTAGTCACCGCGATCCTAttgttgggtcgctgcaggcgaTGCTCCTTTTACGTTTCCATGCGCCacaatcgcagtcgccaagcgacagaatcgcgtcgcgtgtatTTGAAGGAACTTTAAAGGTTTCTCCTAAAACGCGAAGCAGCTGTCGTCGACGCTTGATAACTGCGAATCTGTTGTGTTTGGGGGACCTTTATACAGGATTAGACTAAGTTGAGATAAGTATGATTGTGTAAAATTTTAAATGAGCCTAACTAATATGATTGATTTAAGGTTTAGAATAAAGACGGAAAACGATTTGCGGATCCTTCACAGACTACGTGGCTGGCGACTTGCACTGCAcaagccactccggccttagaccgaaaaatatataaataaggCAGCAATTCAGGAATCACGCTGGCCCAAAATCGGAGAACATGAATTCAGAGTGGTGAATAACATCGCGAACACGTTTTACAAATCAGTTGGCAACCGCTTCTCGTGCGCGATAGTCGTGTTTTCGGATAAGCTCGCATACGTTTTACGGTTAATAGCATTTTTTGTGGATCCTGTCGCGGAACAATTTTGCATTCGTCGCAAAATGTCATCGAACAGGCGAAACACACTAGTCGTCGATTTCGGTGTTCTTCCGAATCGACCTACGCTAGAGCAAGTGAAAGAAGTCATCGAGGTTGATCTTAAGCTCAAGATGGTGGATGTCAGAAATATTCAACTGCACAACTTGAGAAACTGTGTACTCATCGAGTTGAACGATGCAGGCTTGGCATTACGGCTGCAAAAAGAGCATCATCTCCGACACACATTCCGATGCCAGGGTGTGAAATATTCTATCCCTGTGTATGTAGATGGCCCCACCACCACCGTAAGGCTTCATGACCTGCCACCATGTATGTCTAACACAACCATCACCCAACATATGGAGCAATATGGAAAAGTGATCTCCATTCAAAATGAAGTATGGAAGAACTTCTTCCCTGGTATACCAAACGGTGTCAGAGTGATACGAATGAGGATGGAGGTACAAATACCATCGCGTATAGTAATAGAAAACGAATCTACACTCGTAACTTTCCGAGGCCAAAACAAACAAGTGACACCGAGCGGAGGATCTGAGACTCAGCAAGAAAAACGAACAGTTTCAAACACCGCCGAACGACAGAGAAAAGACGTGGACAAAAATTGCAACGATACAGCTGAAGCTACCCCGCATGCGGCAGATCCCAACTCAAGCGACAACGAttctaatgatgatgatgatgtcgcACACATCGACCCACACCCTGGAACAACAACAAAGAGGCGGTTGTCGACTGGGACAAATGAATCGAATTCGAATGAGGCTAGATGCGAACAAGATCGGAAGAGATCGTGTGGCGATGACTGCTGCCTGGACGATCTGCAGTACACCAAAGAGAATCTTTCGGATCCAGGATGGAAAGTGTATAACACTAGgtcgaagaaaaaatgaaatgtaggtattgtacgaaaattatatCGGGAAGGGGGGAATTTTTTAGATTCGACATGAATGCACTCCAGCAGTGTGAAATGTcgttaataaaaacaaacaaacaaacaaacaaacaaactttttacaaATACCACATCTGCTATCGCGGCGGCGACAGATCAAGACGTGTTAGTTGGCTTTATGATAATACGAAAGCACATGGTACGAcgacgagtcaagtacaagacactgaagacgaccacacagttgtggtcgaaatacgtatttgcaaagaaatcgaaataattggtggaattaaatggaggtttcttaactcgtcttagacggttgaatttGTTTGTATATGACTAGGGGTGGTGAAAATTCGCGATTTCGCGGAAGCCGCGAAATTCGCGAAATTTGATGTTAGAcgcgaaatttaaacattttcgcgAAAAACCGCGAAATTAACCTTTCCCGTCAATAATTTAATTCCATTCTATTGCCTCAGTAGATTTCTTGACCTAGTCAATACCAACTCGACAATCAACGCATTTTTTGACGACTCGAGTTTTTTTTAAGTGCAGAGTCCGAAACTGGTCGAATTTTGAGCCAAAAGTAAACTGcagaacaattttgtttttctttcaaattgtaaaaatagctagagactttaaaaaaatatggattctttagGAAAGTTAGAGATTCTCAAAGGGCTACTACCGAATTCACATGACCTCCAATCAGTAACCggaatgtcatttcgatgtcatgggactaatttgctaataatttTTTCCACACattatttacaattatgtttattATATATACATGTAGCCCTCAAAAGACCCTAGAACTTTTTCTATTAGGTCATTTCTTTAAATTTGATATTGGCGGCATGAGAGCCGAATTAATGTCGTCATGACATtccatgacattttttaaatttcgctcTCATGATTAACCTtcgtatttagaacaatgatctgttcgacaaagttctaggatcttttaaacattgaatgttaaaaaaaattcgaattgttaataacttctgaaaaaagttattagttaATTAGTGATTGCAATCCcacgacatttttttgacatttcccgtcactgcctCCAATACTCACATTATGGGATGAATCGGCGAAGTTTGGAGAAAAAAGGTCCCAACGTTGATCGTCTCGAGGCATGtttcaaatctattttttcTCATTCAGCCTCTTTCCGTTTTCCTCAGCACTTCAAAATAGCGGTGAAATATCTGTCTATTCCTGGAAACTCGGTAGATGCTGAACGTAGTGTCTGCCAGTACAATTTAATCAACACTTCCCAGCGCCAAAAGTTAACGGGAAAAAATTGGCTTTTGACCAGTAATGCaaagaaatatttaaaaaaaaatatttgaaattaataaacgcaacaatttaaataaatatggaacctacattgtcttttttattttttgtaccgAAATATGATTTACCGCGAAATTGCcgcgaattttcagattttctaaaTTGGCTGTCcgcgaaattttaaaaattttgccgcgaatttccaccacccctaTATATAACCAATATAAACTTGTTTACAACATGTATGCCATCTGGGCATCTGCCCTACATCGAGAAAGTATGTTAATTAGTAAAGAAATTATTCCCACTCTCCGGCCAAAATGAATAAGAACAATTAACTCTTCAACAAGCGCGTGATCCCGAATCGCTAATGCAGGCTCGTTCACTCTGCGATGTTTTTACTGATGATATACGAAGCACAACTTTGAGCGTGCTCGACAGTTAGGAAGATTTTTGTAATAAATATTATGATTGAGAATAATAGTGTGACGACAGATATTCAAATACATtctgctgtggagtgtgggttcaattcccgcctCAGTTGAAAAACTTTCTATAAGAAGGACAGTACATTCCGCAAAATGTCGTATCGTGGAAAAAACTCCGTAATTGCATCCCATGCATTAGTAACACTGATGCTGAGCCATTATGCTGAAGGCCATTAGGTCGAGTGGTCATCAGGCCGAACGGACATTAGGCCGAAGTATCATTAGGGCGATTCTTTTTTATCTTTACCAAGATTgtatttttgcattttcattccgtgccgatagttcgaacgagccagacgtgtgtgctgtgtctcatcgcggattgtgttcagtagtgaaaaggctattgtgtggtgcgctcctacctacggatccaaggcgatcactgtcggcgagtgaagtagctgcttctgccgacgccagtgaagcaggctattgttactgctgctacctacagcagcaggggcagataagtggcaaaacttttattgttttccttctgtttaatacagagtgggactgcttagaattaatcaaattaatttttaaagttttttctaatttgctattagttttaagttagtataagcaaaattatccttccaccttgcggggtgagaatggaggcggagactgTGGAAGGTAATGTGCCTGCTAAAGATGGagggcgcactcgattgtaccatgcggcttcgcttgggcttgggttgtttactttcggcagaaagtaaaaaagcccagattttctcggcattaaatgagatttgacgcgtcgtttgattttaatcaaatcaacaggaacaaactacgcatcaccgcacctacatatcaggtggcgaatgaaattgctggcgacagggcgtacaatgttgaatatttggtttatgtcccctcgcgggaggtcgaaattgaaggtgtgatcaacgcagcgagcctgacttgcatgaatgtacttgcgggaaaaggccgcctaaagaatgcaatggagtgGATACCCGTGgataccgtggatattctggaatgcaaggaattgcattcagcagccacggtagatggaaagaaggtatattccaagtcaggttcgATTCGAATGACgatcgccggttcgatgctcacaaaatatgttgatattgaaaacatgctatttccggtgcgtctttttgtgccaagggtatttaattgtaccaattgcaaacaacttggtcacactgccgagttttagacaacaaaccacgttgtggcaaatattctgaaaggcatcgggaggagtcctgccagcaacaggcaacaaaatgtgcttattgtggtttgaatcctcccatggtttgcaggaatgccTGATGTACAAAAGCACACCcaaaaaagtgaagcgctcgttggtacagcgctccaagcagtcgtatgcggaaatggttaagtcgcaagacacatccgccacagccactgcatcgactgctatttcagccaccgttcgtgcacgattttaatattattcgccaagatcgggatgatcattatggtggcgttcttttggggatcaaaaaatgctactccttctacagaattcccattccgactgttcccggcttagaaatcgtcgcatgccaagtaaatgtgaagaataaagatctttgcatagcttcagtgtaaattcctccaaatgcctctattaatcgtcgacatttttggagcgcagtctcctctCTATCTTTTCCAGTATTTagattgggtgatatgaacgcacatggtattggatggggcgaaacgtatgacgattatagagcgcctattttctatgatttgtgtgacgatttcaatttgaatattttgaacactggtgaagtaactcgaataggaccaaatggtcaacaaagccgtattgatctgtctttatgttcaaattcactatcattagattgcacgtggaaggtaattcaaagatccccatggtagtgaccatacgccgatagtcaccacaattaagagtggctatcaacaatccgagccagttaatgttcctttcgatctcacgaagaacattgactggcaaaaattagCATCGGCGGTAAACATTGGTATTGACTCAattgatactcttccacctttggatgaatatctaTTCCTTATTGAGTGGAtgcaaaaaagcgcactagaagctcagaaacgacgcgttccaagtacatctgtcatcagaagaccagccactcctggatgggatgatgaatgtactaagttgtattctgagaaatctgattccttcaaggccttccgtaaacacggaaggtccgagctttttgaagagtatttgaggctcgaaagaaaactcaaaaatcttctcaaggcaaaaaaaatgtagcttcaacgttttgtcgagggactatcacgagaaacctcaatgacaacactttggaaaacggctcgcaacatgcggaaccgcatttccattaatgagagtgaagaatactccaatcgatggatattcaacttcgcaaaaaaggtctgcccagattccgtaccagcagaactgctatttcgagaatcagtcactgatcccgatttggctggaactttctatgtctcttctttcatcgaataactctgctccgggatgcgataccatcaaattcaatcttcttaaaaacctcccagatatcgcaaaaagacgattacttgacctgtacaactgtttcatggagtacaacattgtgccacctgaatggcgacaggtgaaagtaatagctattaaaaagcctgggaaaccagcgtctaatcacaatccataccgaccgattgccatgctatcatgagaaagttattggaaaaaatgatcctttcaagagtcgaccattgggccgaacaaaatgcattgctttcaaatactcagtttggatttcgaaaagggaaaggaacaaacgattgtctagcgttgctttcttcagatatacaactagCCTTTGCTTAGAAGGAGCagttggcttcagtattcttggacattaagggcgcttttgattcagtttccatagaagtactgtcagacaatctacacagtaatggattacccgttattttgaataatttcttgtacaatttgttgtcagaaaaacaaatgaacttcacactcggcactctgacaacttccagaactagttacatgggccttccccaaggttcatgtttaagtcccttgctttataatttctatgttaaagatattgacaattgtttggaagaacAATGCACGctgagacaacttgcagatgatgccgtgttctctctaagaggtccatgtgcagatgtcttgcaaggaccattgcaaagtaccctagaaaatctgactgtttgggccagacattaggggatcgagttttcaccgcaaaaaactcagttggttgtgtttactaggaagcagtaccctgctcaactgaaactcaagctgttgaatgatgacattaaccaatctttatcttctaaataccttggggtcgtgtttgattccaaatgtacctggaaactccattttgagtatttgatagaaaaatgccggaaaaggatcaattttctacgttctatctccggaacatggtggggtgctcacccggaagacctcatcaaactctatagaacgactattctctctgttttagagtatggttCTTTCTgtttcctctcagcagctgattgccaccagatcaaatt comes from Armigeres subalbatus isolate Guangzhou_Male chromosome 2, GZ_Asu_2, whole genome shotgun sequence and encodes:
- the LOC134215968 gene encoding uncharacterized protein LOC134215968; amino-acid sequence: MSSNRRNTLVVDFGVLPNRPTLEQVKEVIEVDLKLKMVDVRNIQLHNLRNCVLIELNDAGLALRLQKEHHLRHTFRCQGVKYSIPVYVDGPTTTVRLHDLPPCMSNTTITQHMEQYGKVISIQNEVWKNFFPGIPNGVRVIRMRMEVQIPSRIVIENESTLVTFRGQNKQVTPSGGSETQQEKRTVSNTAERQRKDVDKNCNDTAEATPHAADPNSSDNDSNDDDDVAHIDPHPGTTTKRRLSTGTNESNSNEARCEQDRKRSCGDDCCLDDLQYTKENLSDPGWKVYNTRSKKK